The Thermus sp. LT1-2-5 genomic sequence AGTCCATCCCCGCCTACGATCCCCGGGGCCTCAAGGGCATGGGCATCGCCTACGCCACCTCCAACCGCGGGGCCTGCCACCTTAGGGCCTACACCCCCGCCTCGGAGATCCTGGGCGTGCCCTACAAGACCGACCCCCTGGCCTGGGAGGGCAAGGGCAAGCTCACCAAGCTCTTCCAAGACCTCTCCGCCTTTACCGACTCCTTGGACCTGTGCAAGTTCAGCCAGTTCGCCGAGGGGCCCGAGGAGTACGCCAAGCAGCTTGCCGCCTACTGGGGCCGCCCCGTGTCCCCGGAGGAGATCCTTCGGATCGGCGAGCGCATCTACAACCTGGAGCGCTACTACAACAACCTGGCGGGCTGGGCCGAGGGCTCGGACTACCTGCCCAAGCGCTTCTTGGAGGAGCCTTCCGACTGCGCTGGCTCCAAGGGGCAACGCACGGAGCTGGACCTCATGCTGGAGGAGTACTACCGGGAGCGGGGCTGGGAACGGGGGGTGGTGCCCCCGGCCAAGCTGGCCGAGCTCGGCATCCTCTCCCAGGCGGCGGACGACTAGGCTTCCGGGTAGGGCCCCGGCCCCCATGGGGGCCGGGGTTTAAACTGTCCCTATGCCCAAGGTGAACCTTTACGCCACCTTTCGCGACCTCACCGGGAAGAGCCACCTGGAGGTGGAGGGGCGGACCGTGGGGGAGGTGCTGGCGAACCTGGTCCAGGCCTACCCCAAGCTCAAGGAGGAACTCTTTGAAGGGGAGGCCTTGGCGGAGCGGGTTTCGGTCTTTTTGGAGGGGCGGGATGTGCGGTACCTGGAGGGCCTTTCCACCCCCTTGGCCCCGGAGGCTACCTTGGACCTGTTTCCTCCTGTGGCGGGGGGAGCCCTCGAGGCCACCTTCGGGGCGCTCCCCCCTTGGCTTCTAGAGGAGTACCTGGTCTCCTGGGGCGGGAAGAAGTTGGAGGAAGGCCGCTACGCCCTCCCCGGGGCCATGGTCCGCTTCGCCGAGGCCGAGCCCTTAAGGGTGGGAAGCCTCAGCGTCCCCCAGCTTCGGGTGGAGGTGGAAGGGGAGGAGGCGGAGGCTTGGTTTAACCGCATCGCCTTCGCCGCAAGCCGCGGGGGGGGCTAGAGGCTAAGGAGGGCGTAACCCTGAGCGTGGACCACCTCTACCCCCAAGGGGGTGCGGTAGCCCCTCAAAGGGCTTGCCCCCAGGAGGGGGGTGTGGCCGTGGACGTGGAGCCGGGGGCGGAAGAGGCGGTGGAAGAGGAGGAACGCCCCCGCCCCTCGGTGGGCGAAGTCCTCCCCCGCCGTGGGTCCCGGGGGCGGGGCGTGGGTGAGGAGGACATCCACCCCGTGCCCTTTAAGAAGCCGCCTGGGCAGAAGAAAAAGGGGCTTTAGGGCCAGGCGGAAAAGCTCCGTTTCCCCAAGCTGCCCTTCCCCTTCCCGGTAGCGGGGCACCCCGCCGATGCCGTAGAAGAGAAGGCCCCCGTGGCGAAAGAGCCGTCCGTGGAGGTTCACCACGCCCCCGGGGCGCTTTTTCCCCTCCGCTTCCCATACCCACTCCTCCCCGTGGTTGCCGGGGACGAAGAGCACGGGCACCGCCACCTTGGTGGCCACGTACTCCAGGTAGGTCCCCGGCAAGTCCCCCGCGGCCAGGACCAGGTCGAAGGGGGGAAGGTTGTTGGGGAAGCGGGGGGAGTGGATGTGGGGGTGGACCTGGTCGGCGAGGAGAAGGAGGCGCACGCTCCTTTTCATTCTGGCAAAAAGGCGCCAGGATAAGGGCGTGCGGGCCTACACCACGGCGCACCTTTCCTTCGCCCTGCCCGAGGGGCACCCCTTTCCCCTCTACAAGTACCCGGGGGTGGCGGAGGCGCTAAAGGGCCTCCTGCCCATCCTTCCCGCCCCGGAGGTCCCGCGGGAGGCGCTTTATCTGGCCCACGAAGGGAGCTATTTGGCCAAGCTTTTCACAGAGGGGCTTAGCCGGGAGGAGTCCTTG encodes the following:
- a CDS encoding metallophosphoesterase, producing MKRSVRLLLLADQVHPHIHSPRFPNNLPPFDLVLAAGDLPGTYLEYVATKVAVPVLFVPGNHGEEWVWEAEGKKRPGGVVNLHGRLFRHGGLLFYGIGGVPRYREGEGQLGETELFRLALKPLFLLPRRLLKGHGVDVLLTHAPPPGPTAGEDFAHRGAGAFLLFHRLFRPRLHVHGHTPLLGASPLRGYRTPLGVEVVHAQGYALLSL
- a CDS encoding ubiquitin-like small modifier protein 1 → MPKVNLYATFRDLTGKSHLEVEGRTVGEVLANLVQAYPKLKEELFEGEALAERVSVFLEGRDVRYLEGLSTPLAPEATLDLFPPVAGGALEATFGALPPWLLEEYLVSWGGKKLEEGRYALPGAMVRFAEAEPLRVGSLSVPQLRVEVEGEEAEAWFNRIAFAASRGGG